From Marinobacterium sp. LSUCC0821, a single genomic window includes:
- the hemB gene encoding porphobilinogen synthase, producing the protein MAFDPSQRIFPLTRMRRMRANAFSRDLMRENNLTAQDLIYPMFVIEGEQKTEQVASMPGVTRYSIDLLVEQCEEAYSLGIPAVALFPVTPASAKSEMAEEAYNPEGLAQRAVRAIKAKLPELGVITDVALDPFTTHGQDGIIDETGYVLNDITVDVLVKQALSHAEAGADVVAPSDMMDGRISAIREALEAHGYVNTLILAYSAKYASAYYGPFRDAVGSAGNLGKGNKYSYQMDPANSDEALHEVALDLAEGADMVMVKPGMPYLDIVRRVKSELQVPTYAYQVSGEYAMHMAAFQNGWLDENSVMMESLLAFKRAGADGILTYFAVKAARLLKEQA; encoded by the coding sequence GTGGCATTCGATCCAAGCCAGCGTATTTTCCCTTTAACGCGTATGCGTCGTATGCGTGCCAATGCATTTTCACGTGATCTGATGCGCGAGAACAATTTGACCGCCCAGGATCTTATCTACCCGATGTTTGTTATTGAGGGTGAGCAGAAGACTGAGCAGGTTGCATCAATGCCGGGAGTAACTCGCTACAGTATCGATCTGTTGGTTGAGCAGTGTGAAGAGGCCTACTCATTGGGTATTCCTGCTGTCGCACTCTTTCCTGTGACGCCCGCTTCAGCAAAATCAGAGATGGCTGAAGAGGCATACAACCCAGAGGGTTTGGCTCAGCGTGCAGTTCGCGCTATCAAAGCTAAACTGCCAGAGCTTGGTGTCATTACTGATGTTGCGTTGGATCCATTCACCACACATGGTCAGGATGGCATCATCGATGAGACAGGCTATGTATTGAACGACATTACCGTTGATGTGTTGGTAAAGCAGGCGCTGTCGCATGCAGAAGCAGGTGCTGATGTTGTCGCGCCGAGTGACATGATGGATGGTCGAATCTCAGCAATTCGTGAAGCTTTAGAAGCGCATGGGTATGTTAATACTCTAATCCTGGCCTACTCTGCCAAGTATGCAAGTGCTTACTATGGCCCATTCCGTGATGCTGTTGGATCAGCAGGAAACCTGGGTAAAGGTAATAAGTACAGCTACCAGATGGACCCAGCAAACAGTGATGAAGCACTTCATGAGGTGGCGCTGGATCTAGCTGAAGGGGCAGATATGGTGATGGTTAAGCCGGGCATGCCGTATCTTGATATTGTGCGCAGAGTTAAATCTGAGTTGCAGGTTCCTACCTACGCTTACCAAGTTAGTGGCGAGTATGCGATGCATATGGCAGCGTTTCAGAACGGATGGTTGGATGAGAACTCTGTCATGATGGAATCTCTGCTCGCGTTTAAACGTGCTGGCGCCGATGGCATCTTGACCTACTTTGCAGTTAAAGCTGCCCGTCTACTTAAAGAGCAGGCTTAG
- a CDS encoding SDR family oxidoreductase: MQKTILIAGCGDLGNAIGTRLIELGHRVYGLRRNIDQLSESIQPIAFDLLSNNPLPALPAIDFLIYTAAAKSRDEATYRQIYLEAPRQLADALVGQSYQAILVSSTGVYSQDDGNWIDESSPAEPNNPFGALMLEGELALAAQTPECSVVRSSGIYGPGRNHLIKRVLSGTLAPEAPIHFSNRIHRDDLASFIVHLVSKRASGETLQPLYLASDGEPAPIHEVTSWLAEQLEVTPQQYEMIQRGGNKRVANRAMRESGFVCRYPNYQSGFAANIEEFKSR, translated from the coding sequence GTGCAAAAAACCATTCTCATCGCAGGCTGTGGCGACTTAGGTAATGCGATCGGCACACGCCTAATCGAGTTAGGCCACCGTGTGTATGGCCTTAGACGTAATATAGACCAGCTATCAGAAAGCATACAACCAATAGCTTTCGACCTGTTATCAAATAATCCACTTCCTGCCCTTCCGGCGATCGATTTTCTAATTTACACCGCCGCCGCTAAGAGTCGTGACGAGGCCACTTACAGGCAAATCTACTTGGAAGCACCACGTCAGTTAGCAGATGCCTTAGTGGGTCAGAGCTACCAGGCGATTTTAGTCAGTTCCACAGGTGTCTACAGCCAGGATGATGGCAATTGGATTGATGAAAGCTCCCCGGCCGAACCTAACAACCCTTTTGGCGCCCTAATGCTAGAGGGAGAACTCGCACTCGCAGCCCAAACACCGGAATGCTCTGTCGTTCGAAGCTCAGGTATCTACGGTCCCGGGCGCAATCACCTTATAAAGCGCGTCCTCAGCGGCACCCTTGCACCTGAGGCGCCCATTCACTTCAGTAACCGCATTCATCGTGATGACCTGGCAAGTTTCATCGTCCATCTAGTTTCAAAGCGGGCATCAGGCGAAACCTTGCAGCCACTCTACCTAGCCTCAGATGGCGAACCAGCGCCCATTCACGAAGTGACCTCATGGCTTGCAGAGCAATTAGAAGTTACGCCACAACAGTACGAGATGATTCAACGTGGCGGAAATAAGAGAGTTGCGAATAGAGCGATGAGGGAGAGTGGATTTGTCTGCCGCTACCCCAACTACCAGTCGGGATTTGCGGCAAACATTGAAGAGTTTAAATCACGCTAA
- the recG gene encoding ATP-dependent DNA helicase RecG, giving the protein MNKLAKLGIENYQDLLFHLPMRYQDRTRITAIGALRPGDEVVIEADVVAADIVMGRRRSLLCRIQDGTGTLTLRFFHFSAAQKSGLNHSRIRCFGEVRPGPSGLEIVHPEYKVLKEGEQGALEQTLTPIYPATEGLTQPRMRSLVSQVLQALGSEPLDELLPHSELERFNYPPLTDAIRYIHQPPVGADQTALMEGMHPAQRRLAFEELLAHNLSLRTVRQNLQILGAPQLKPSGRLSRPFLDQLPFSLTDAQLRVAREVARDMSRPIPMLRLVQGDVGSGKTMIAVLSALQAVENGYQAAVMAPTEILAEQHFINFSGWLEPLGIKVSWLAGKVKGKARQAVLEEIASGEGQIVVGTHALFQDEVEFKELAMVVIDEQHRFGVDQRLTLREKGRKDGKLPHQLIMTATPIPRTLAMSAYADLDCSIIDELPPGRTPVQTVVLDDGRREQVIERVQQNCLGGLQAYWVCTLVEESEALQCQAAETTAIELQEALPDLRIGLVHGRLKPADKAEVMAKFKAHELDLLVATTVIEVGVDVPNASLMIIENPERLGLSQLHQLRGRVGRGSRESFCVLMYHAPLSQQGRERLSVMRDTSDGFKIAERDLELRGPGEVLGTRQTGVMSFRIADLQRDADLMDDVQECAQRFDSDSGTARLLCDRWINDADQYAQV; this is encoded by the coding sequence GTGAATAAGCTTGCGAAGTTGGGTATAGAGAACTACCAAGATCTCCTTTTTCATTTGCCAATGCGTTACCAAGATCGAACCCGAATCACTGCGATTGGTGCTCTGCGTCCTGGTGATGAGGTGGTGATTGAAGCGGATGTAGTTGCCGCGGATATCGTGATGGGAAGGCGCCGAAGTCTTCTTTGTCGCATACAAGATGGCACGGGCACGCTGACACTTCGTTTTTTCCATTTCAGTGCTGCGCAAAAAAGTGGGCTTAACCATTCACGCATTCGCTGCTTTGGTGAAGTGAGGCCCGGTCCTTCAGGTCTTGAGATTGTTCACCCAGAGTACAAGGTGCTTAAAGAGGGTGAGCAGGGGGCTTTAGAACAGACCCTAACGCCAATCTACCCCGCGACCGAGGGATTAACGCAACCGCGGATGCGCAGTCTGGTTAGTCAGGTTTTACAAGCTTTGGGGTCAGAACCGCTTGATGAACTATTGCCTCACTCTGAGTTAGAGCGTTTTAACTACCCACCATTAACGGATGCGATTCGTTATATTCACCAGCCGCCAGTCGGGGCAGATCAAACTGCATTGATGGAAGGTATGCATCCGGCGCAGCGTCGACTCGCGTTTGAGGAGCTGCTGGCGCACAACCTCTCTTTGCGAACCGTTCGGCAAAACCTGCAGATATTAGGGGCGCCGCAACTGAAACCCTCTGGTCGCTTGAGTCGCCCCTTTTTAGATCAGCTGCCATTCTCACTCACCGACGCGCAGCTTCGTGTGGCTAGAGAGGTGGCGCGAGATATGTCACGCCCTATTCCTATGTTGCGGTTAGTACAAGGTGATGTGGGCTCTGGTAAGACAATGATCGCTGTACTCTCGGCCCTGCAAGCTGTTGAGAATGGCTATCAAGCAGCAGTGATGGCGCCGACTGAGATCCTAGCAGAGCAGCACTTTATCAACTTTAGTGGTTGGTTAGAGCCGTTGGGTATTAAGGTCTCTTGGTTAGCGGGCAAGGTAAAGGGTAAAGCGCGCCAAGCGGTGCTTGAGGAGATCGCATCAGGGGAGGGGCAGATTGTTGTTGGTACCCACGCGCTTTTCCAGGACGAGGTCGAGTTTAAAGAGTTGGCGATGGTGGTGATAGATGAACAGCATCGATTTGGTGTCGATCAGCGTCTAACGTTACGCGAAAAGGGGCGAAAAGATGGTAAGTTGCCTCATCAGTTGATAATGACGGCCACACCGATTCCTCGTACATTGGCGATGAGCGCTTATGCTGATCTCGACTGCTCAATTATTGATGAGCTTCCGCCGGGGCGCACCCCAGTGCAAACCGTGGTGCTGGATGATGGTCGTCGTGAGCAGGTGATTGAGCGTGTTCAGCAGAACTGTTTGGGCGGATTGCAGGCCTACTGGGTATGTACACTCGTAGAGGAGTCTGAGGCCCTGCAGTGTCAGGCTGCTGAAACGACTGCGATTGAGCTACAAGAGGCGCTGCCAGATCTGCGTATTGGCTTGGTACATGGGCGCCTTAAGCCCGCCGACAAGGCCGAAGTGATGGCAAAATTCAAAGCCCATGAGCTGGATCTGCTCGTCGCAACTACCGTGATTGAGGTGGGTGTCGATGTGCCTAATGCCAGTCTAATGATTATTGAGAACCCAGAACGCCTAGGTCTTTCCCAGCTTCACCAGTTGCGTGGCCGTGTAGGTCGAGGTTCGCGAGAGAGTTTTTGCGTTCTGATGTATCATGCGCCCCTATCGCAGCAAGGGCGAGAGCGCCTGAGTGTCATGCGTGATACCAGTGATGGATTTAAAATCGCTGAACGTGACCTTGAGTTGCGTGGTCCCGGTGAGGTTTTAGGTACCCGCCAGACTGGAGTGATGAGTTTTAGAATTGCTGACCTGCAACGTGACGCAGATCTTATGGATGATGTTCAGGAGTGCGCCCAGCGCTTTGATTCGGATTCAGGTACAGCACGTCTGCTTTGTGATCGTTGGATTAATGACGCAGACCAATATGCACAGGTTTAG
- a CDS encoding alpha/beta fold hydrolase — protein sequence MSWKQVVLSETPEQRALRDGLGIREDLKRREVWRYDAAVNVEIYRCSDDAPNLLFLAGIGTYVELYAELAVKLVEQGFNVIAVDPPGHGYSAGDKGRYSVEQFRHQLTHVIDRVSDRFIGDWSVFGYSIGSLHAVSLAEHDPRIKKVVCDTLLLTEVPPDFMHALGWSWTSFGALWFPASRVPLKSFIDWESLLGDHPAGPYINQDPKIIFDYPLGTLSSLFTHRAGIATHSYPFELTILQGDQDEVLSLEYAYRVANYVKQPIHVEVIPGAGHMLPWDDPALLANKVAVVLR from the coding sequence ATGAGTTGGAAGCAGGTTGTTCTATCTGAAACCCCCGAGCAGCGAGCTTTACGTGATGGGCTTGGAATCCGTGAAGATCTTAAACGGCGTGAAGTGTGGCGCTACGATGCTGCAGTAAATGTCGAAATCTATCGCTGTTCTGACGATGCACCTAACTTGCTGTTTCTAGCAGGCATAGGAACTTATGTTGAGCTCTATGCAGAGCTGGCAGTGAAACTGGTTGAGCAGGGCTTTAACGTCATCGCTGTCGATCCACCTGGGCATGGCTACAGTGCTGGGGATAAAGGACGCTATAGCGTTGAACAGTTCAGACATCAGCTCACTCATGTGATTGATCGTGTGAGTGATAGATTCATAGGTGATTGGTCAGTATTTGGTTACTCAATTGGCTCTCTCCATGCTGTATCGCTTGCTGAACATGATCCGCGAATTAAAAAAGTGGTGTGCGATACTCTTTTGCTAACTGAGGTGCCACCCGACTTTATGCACGCTTTGGGTTGGTCATGGACAAGCTTTGGCGCCCTGTGGTTCCCGGCGTCTCGAGTGCCATTGAAGAGTTTTATCGATTGGGAATCTCTTTTGGGTGATCACCCAGCAGGCCCCTACATAAACCAAGATCCCAAGATTATTTTCGACTACCCACTCGGAACGCTCTCGTCACTCTTTACTCATCGCGCTGGCATAGCGACCCATTCCTACCCCTTCGAACTCACCATACTCCAGGGCGACCAAGATGAAGTGCTATCACTTGAATACGCATACCGAGTCGCGAACTACGTAAAACAACCAATACATGTTGAAGTAATTCCCGGCGCAGGCCACATGCTGCCTTGGGATGACCCTGCGCTTCTAGCTAACAAAGTAGCTGTTGTGCTTCGGTAA
- the rsmD gene encoding 16S rRNA (guanine(966)-N(2))-methyltransferase RsmD yields MAPRHNHPAKQQRKSQTEIDSFVRIIGGEWRSRKLAFPESEGLRPTPDRVRETLFNWLQGYTAGARCLDLFSGSGALSFEALSRGAAHATLIDASGKVCQFLKQNLHTLKAQNAEVLQLDAAQWLSQKALTGTTPFDLVFLDPPFNKGFLEPTCRMLEENQILADGAMVYIESESTLGVPQVPENWSLHREKQAGQVSYRLYKRDL; encoded by the coding sequence ATGGCTCCAAGACATAACCATCCAGCGAAGCAGCAGCGCAAGTCACAGACAGAGATAGACTCATTTGTTCGTATCATTGGCGGTGAGTGGCGCTCGCGAAAACTCGCTTTTCCTGAAAGCGAAGGTCTGCGCCCAACTCCCGACAGAGTCCGTGAAACTCTCTTCAATTGGCTGCAGGGCTATACTGCAGGCGCGCGCTGTCTGGACCTATTCAGCGGCAGTGGCGCCCTATCCTTTGAGGCTCTATCACGAGGCGCCGCTCATGCCACGCTAATCGATGCGTCAGGTAAGGTTTGTCAGTTTCTTAAACAGAATCTACACACCCTAAAAGCACAGAACGCTGAAGTTCTTCAGCTCGATGCTGCACAGTGGTTGAGCCAAAAAGCACTCACGGGCACGACCCCTTTTGACTTAGTTTTTCTAGATCCGCCCTTTAACAAGGGATTTCTAGAGCCTACCTGCCGAATGCTTGAGGAAAATCAAATCCTTGCCGACGGAGCAATGGTATATATTGAGTCTGAATCAACCCTAGGTGTGCCGCAGGTACCAGAAAACTGGTCTCTGCACCGGGAGAAGCAGGCGGGACAAGTAAGTTACCGCCTCTATAAAAGAGATCTTTAA
- the coaD gene encoding pantetheine-phosphate adenylyltransferase — translation MNRVAYPGTFDPITNGHIDLVERAAKLFDTVVVAVAESPKKRPLLPLEQRVALTKASLAHLKNVEVVGFNCLLVQLLNEQNCNVILRGLRAVSDFEYEFQLANMNRKLAPEAESLFLTPAEHLSYISSTLIREIASLGGDVSKFVHPEVSKALVEHFSNQ, via the coding sequence ATGAATAGGGTCGCTTACCCAGGCACATTTGACCCGATCACAAATGGTCACATCGATTTAGTTGAGCGTGCTGCAAAGCTGTTCGACACCGTAGTTGTGGCAGTGGCGGAGAGTCCAAAGAAACGCCCGTTACTCCCTTTGGAGCAGCGAGTTGCACTAACTAAAGCATCACTTGCGCATTTGAAGAATGTCGAAGTGGTGGGCTTTAACTGCCTGTTAGTACAACTTCTAAACGAGCAAAACTGTAACGTTATCCTTCGTGGTCTACGTGCAGTTTCGGACTTTGAGTATGAGTTCCAACTTGCGAATATGAATCGCAAGTTAGCGCCAGAGGCAGAGAGCCTATTTTTGACGCCGGCAGAACACCTCTCTTACATCTCGTCGACCCTTATTCGCGAGATTGCATCCCTTGGGGGTGACGTAAGTAAGTTTGTTCATCCGGAAGTCTCTAAAGCGCTAGTAGAGCATTTTTCAAATCAGTAA
- a CDS encoding hydrogen peroxide-inducible genes activator, whose protein sequence is MTLTELRYIVTLAREQHFGHAAERCFVSQPTLSIAVKKLEDELGVALFERSKNAVRVTPIGEKIVRQAQRVLEQAEAIKELSREGKDQLASPLRVGAIYTIGPYLFPKLIPEVQKIAPQMPLYIEENFTETLRSKIRTGELDAIIIALPFHEPDVLTRPLYDETFSLITPKAHPLAKAGSVSSQQLNELDMLLLGEGHCFRDQVLESCPSLNQSFHDQHRVTEGSSLETIRMMVASGLGTSVLPESAIKNHPSNTLVEVVPFVDPKPSRTVAVAWRASFPRPQAIDVLVEAIASCHKETE, encoded by the coding sequence ATGACGCTCACCGAACTTCGCTATATCGTTACTCTCGCGCGTGAACAGCATTTTGGTCACGCAGCAGAACGCTGTTTTGTCAGTCAGCCAACACTCTCAATTGCCGTGAAAAAATTAGAGGATGAGTTGGGTGTGGCGCTTTTCGAACGCAGCAAGAATGCCGTGCGTGTCACGCCTATCGGAGAGAAAATTGTTCGCCAAGCGCAGCGGGTGTTGGAGCAGGCTGAAGCGATAAAGGAGTTATCACGCGAAGGCAAAGATCAGTTGGCAAGTCCGTTGCGAGTTGGCGCTATCTATACGATTGGACCTTACCTGTTTCCAAAATTGATTCCTGAGGTGCAGAAAATTGCGCCGCAGATGCCGCTCTATATCGAAGAGAATTTCACCGAAACGCTCCGTTCGAAAATACGTACCGGCGAGTTAGACGCAATAATTATTGCGCTCCCTTTCCATGAGCCTGATGTGCTGACACGTCCGCTTTACGATGAGACCTTCAGCCTCATCACCCCTAAAGCACACCCGCTCGCAAAAGCCGGCTCTGTCTCTTCACAACAGTTGAACGAGTTGGATATGTTGTTGTTGGGTGAGGGGCACTGTTTTCGTGACCAGGTATTGGAGTCTTGCCCAAGCCTCAATCAATCTTTCCATGATCAGCACCGTGTCACTGAGGGTAGCTCACTAGAGACGATACGCATGATGGTAGCATCGGGGCTTGGTACCAGCGTGCTCCCTGAGTCGGCTATTAAAAACCACCCATCAAACACCCTGGTTGAAGTGGTTCCGTTCGTTGATCCCAAGCCATCCCGGACTGTGGCTGTAGCTTGGCGCGCAAGTTTCCCGCGTCCACAAGCGATTGATGTTCTAGTTGAAGCTATCGCTAGCTGTCACAAAGAGACGGAGTGA
- the mutM gene encoding bifunctional DNA-formamidopyrimidine glycosylase/DNA-(apurinic or apyrimidinic site) lyase, with product MPELPEVETTRRGIEPHVDQQSVTAFVVREPRLRWPVPAEIPQYILDQQVRSVARRGKYLLIRFDEGDLMIHLGMSGSLRVLPTGTPPAKHDHVDIEFDNGKLVRLTDPRRFGSVLWQGKESAHPLLSKLGPEPLSEAFDVDYLFKASRNRSLPVKQFIMTSEVVVGVGNIYANESLFKAGIDPRKPAGKITKQRYARLVDEIKTVLDYAITRGGTTLRDFLSSDGKPGYFAQELSVYGRGGEPCKQCEKPLKEIRMGQRTTVFCSGCQR from the coding sequence GTGCCAGAATTACCAGAAGTTGAGACCACGCGACGCGGCATAGAGCCTCACGTCGACCAACAGTCCGTGACTGCCTTTGTTGTCAGAGAGCCTCGTCTGCGTTGGCCCGTACCTGCAGAGATCCCTCAATATATTCTGGATCAGCAGGTTCGCTCAGTGGCGCGTCGTGGCAAATATCTGCTGATTCGCTTTGATGAAGGGGATCTAATGATTCACCTTGGCATGTCTGGCAGTCTTCGTGTTTTACCTACAGGTACGCCGCCAGCTAAGCATGACCATGTTGATATTGAGTTTGATAATGGCAAGTTGGTGCGACTTACGGATCCTCGCCGCTTCGGTTCAGTCCTCTGGCAAGGCAAAGAATCCGCACATCCGCTGCTTTCAAAATTGGGACCGGAACCTCTCTCTGAAGCCTTTGATGTCGATTACCTTTTCAAGGCTTCGCGTAACCGTTCACTGCCTGTGAAACAGTTCATCATGACCTCAGAGGTGGTGGTGGGTGTTGGTAATATCTACGCAAACGAATCGCTATTTAAGGCAGGTATCGATCCTAGAAAACCGGCAGGCAAAATCACCAAGCAGCGCTATGCTCGCCTGGTAGATGAGATAAAAACTGTACTGGACTATGCCATCACGCGCGGTGGAACAACCCTGCGCGACTTCCTATCGAGTGATGGTAAACCTGGTTATTTTGCCCAAGAACTCTCTGTCTACGGACGCGGTGGCGAGCCCTGTAAGCAGTGTGAAAAACCACTTAAAGAGATACGAATGGGGCAGCGCACAACCGTTTTCTGTAGTGGGTGTCAGCGTTAA
- a CDS encoding DUF501 domain-containing protein has protein sequence MQPDYQQLEIIREQIGREPRGIAAIAYQNEKGVPLILQMRSLVNDKPFPTLYWMSSRDLSREISRIEMTGWIKRFEDELQEDAALRETYMGQQRRYMERRWELMDPSDKARIDELGFTAMFNEVGIGGIANWDKVRCLHMNYAYHLIEPSVVGERLDAEFKLNELALEF, from the coding sequence ATGCAGCCAGATTACCAACAGTTAGAGATTATTCGTGAACAGATTGGCCGTGAGCCGCGCGGTATAGCTGCGATTGCTTACCAAAACGAGAAGGGCGTGCCGCTGATTCTTCAAATGCGCTCTTTGGTTAACGATAAGCCTTTCCCTACGCTCTACTGGATGTCGAGCCGTGATTTAAGCCGTGAAATTAGCCGTATTGAAATGACTGGCTGGATCAAACGCTTTGAAGATGAGCTTCAGGAAGATGCTGCCTTACGTGAAACTTACATGGGTCAACAGCGCCGCTACATGGAGCGTCGTTGGGAGTTGATGGATCCTTCCGATAAAGCGCGAATCGATGAGCTTGGTTTTACGGCAATGTTTAACGAAGTCGGAATTGGCGGAATCGCTAACTGGGATAAGGTGCGCTGTTTGCATATGAACTATGCGTATCACCTGATTGAGCCAAGTGTGGTTGGTGAGAGACTGGATGCAGAGTTTAAGTTGAACGAGCTGGCGTTGGAGTTTTAA
- a CDS encoding YfhL family 4Fe-4S dicluster ferredoxin, translating to MALMITDECINCDVCEPECPNEAIAPGDEIYEIDPKKCTECVGHYDTPQCVEVCPVDCIPKDPDHVESNDQLMAKYEKLIAQG from the coding sequence ATGGCATTGATGATCACTGACGAATGCATCAACTGTGATGTATGTGAGCCAGAGTGTCCAAACGAAGCGATCGCTCCAGGCGACGAGATCTATGAGATCGATCCAAAGAAATGTACTGAGTGTGTAGGTCACTACGACACCCCTCAGTGTGTTGAAGTCTGTCCTGTTGACTGTATTCCTAAAGACCCAGACCACGTCGAGTCTAACGATCAGTTGATGGCGAAGTACGAGAAACTTATCGCGCAGGGTTAA
- the ftsY gene encoding signal recognition particle-docking protein FtsY produces the protein MFYLKGDKTEPQVTESKIEESKFEELKDASDDGLVKEQLAKEQPGAPAVEVASTVKVADPVETAVSEAPEVVEPVAVAPVVENAPVEPEPEPEPEPEPEPEPEPEPEPEPEPEPEPEPEPEPAPQAPAKSFFERMREGLGRTKSGLTEQISSLFLGNPEIDDDLLEEIETLLLMADIGVEATSEIIKRLTDRVERKQLNDGAALQAALKAELAELLEAVDQPLEIPADKSPTVILMVGVNGVGKTTTIGKLAKRYQSEGKSVMLAAGDTFRAAAVEQLQVWGERNNVPVVAQHTGADSASVLYDALESAKAKGIDVLISDTAGRLQNKDNLMQELQKVVRVMQKIDPSAPHEVMLVLDAGTGQNAISQAKEFKDAVGVTGITLTKLDGTAKGGIIFAIAKQFGLPIRFIGVGEQADDLRPFEAKAFVDALFD, from the coding sequence ATGTTTTACCTCAAAGGGGATAAAACTGAGCCTCAGGTTACTGAAAGTAAGATTGAAGAGTCTAAATTTGAAGAGCTTAAAGATGCATCTGACGATGGGTTGGTTAAAGAGCAGTTAGCTAAAGAGCAGCCAGGTGCCCCTGCCGTTGAAGTTGCCTCTACAGTTAAAGTTGCTGATCCGGTAGAAACAGCAGTATCGGAAGCGCCTGAGGTTGTAGAGCCTGTTGCAGTTGCGCCAGTTGTTGAAAATGCTCCTGTAGAGCCAGAGCCAGAGCCAGAGCCAGAGCCAGAGCCAGAGCCAGAGCCAGAGCCAGAGCCAGAGCCAGAGCCAGAGCCAGAGCCAGAGCCAGAGCCAGAGCCAGAGCCAGCACCGCAGGCTCCCGCTAAAAGCTTTTTCGAACGTATGCGTGAAGGGTTGGGCCGTACGAAGTCTGGCCTAACTGAGCAGATCTCATCGCTCTTCTTAGGTAACCCCGAGATCGATGATGATCTACTTGAAGAGATCGAAACGCTGCTTCTTATGGCAGATATCGGTGTTGAAGCGACCTCTGAAATTATTAAGCGTCTAACAGATCGAGTTGAGCGCAAACAGCTGAACGATGGCGCAGCACTTCAGGCAGCCCTCAAAGCTGAGCTTGCTGAGTTGTTAGAGGCTGTTGACCAACCACTTGAGATTCCAGCTGATAAGTCACCTACCGTAATTCTGATGGTTGGCGTAAATGGTGTGGGTAAGACAACTACCATCGGTAAGCTTGCCAAGCGTTACCAGAGTGAAGGTAAGTCGGTTATGTTGGCCGCGGGTGATACTTTCCGTGCGGCGGCAGTTGAGCAGCTTCAAGTGTGGGGTGAGCGCAATAACGTACCGGTTGTTGCACAGCATACCGGGGCTGACTCAGCGTCAGTGCTGTACGATGCGCTTGAGTCTGCTAAGGCTAAAGGGATTGATGTTCTGATCTCCGATACCGCAGGTCGACTACAGAATAAAGACAACTTGATGCAGGAACTGCAGAAGGTGGTTCGTGTTATGCAGAAGATCGATCCATCAGCACCGCATGAGGTGATGTTGGTTCTTGATGCCGGTACCGGCCAAAATGCGATTAGCCAAGCTAAAGAGTTTAAAGATGCTGTTGGTGTAACAGGTATCACATTAACTAAGCTTGATGGCACAGCGAAAGGCGGCATCATCTTTGCTATCGCTAAGCAGTTCGGTTTGCCAATTCGCTTTATTGGTGTTGGCGAGCAAGCGGATGACCTACGTCCATTCGAGGCAAAAGCCTTCGTTGATGCGCTTTTTGATTAA